The proteins below come from a single Bombyx mori chromosome 19, ASM3026992v2 genomic window:
- the LOC101744061 gene encoding allergen Tha p 1, whose amino-acid sequence MNNLLIAILALTLPFSIWCYDEKYDKIDVDKILSDDKLFTDYINCMLDKGPCEVEYSSEFKELLPEVIATSCAKCTPIQKTGLRKTVKALSVKRPDDFSQFRAKYDPKGEYEKQFAAFVVATD is encoded by the exons ATGAACAATCTCCTAATAGCGATTTTGGCTTTGACGCTTCCATTTTCGATATGGTGCTATGACGAGAAATATGACAAGATCGATGTAGACAAGATATTGAGTGATGACAAGCTGTTCACGGACTACATTAATTGTATGTTAGATAAAGGACCCTGTGAAGTCGAGTATTCTTCGGAATTCAAAG AACTGCTGCCCGAAGTGATAGCAACATCGTGTGCCAAATGTACACCAATACAGAAAACAGGTTTAAGGAAAACCGTCAAAGCGCTGAGCGTCAAGAGACCCGATGATTTTAGTCAATTCAGAGCTAAGTATGACCCTAAAGGGGAATATGAAAAGCAATTCGCCGCTTTTGTTGTGGCAACAGATTAA
- the CSP13 gene encoding chemosensory protein 13 isoform X1 — MKLLLVFLGLFLAVLAQDKYEPIDDSFDASEVLSNERLLKSYTKCLLNQGPCTAELKKIKDKIPEALETHCAKCTDKQKQMAKQLAQGIKKTHPELWDEFITFYDPQGKYQTSFKDFLESYTARAGSFPFPRRLPFSRHRHSPPLLLAVLQHRGVTNPIRGLAFRRVQQKSRGRPPRARRPKMSEDFVCDSESARDIVGFLRDRYPSIRAEYLSYRAARGNPSPPASVAAFLNRASEARRAPPAAASSSSARSHDAAHIAPNATPTPAPASFTSSRASSVATSIVSSSGSDTESEMDFESASSPQPGTSDGFQTVTRGKKRTRAVESRSSTTKQTKSATASRPKVVVTPESDSARRVTPPPRPKPAPAPKVAAPPPLILQEKTAWNRVSQALQANKINYTHARNVAHGIQIKVATPGDHRALSAYLRKENIGFHTYALQEDRELRVVIRGVPKELEIDYIKEDLTAQALPIVSVHRMHSGRGKQPYNMILVALEPTPEAKKKIACLTTICGLSGISIEAPHKRGTPGQCYRCQLYGHSARNCHARPRCVKCLGDHATLDCVRDRETATEPPSCVLCLKQGHPANYRGCPRAPRKRPTHPAPRTVGPKTSAPSVPKPAFVPAAVPTVSAWKKPLPYTKAGTETAPPPPLATRPAPQPLLAPRPAPAFRPPQPSAANDFALVRDFVTAVNFDRLRSFADAIRRSTTPEQRLAAAFDHMDVYESVSRTL; from the exons ATGAAACTGCTATTGGTTTTTCTTGGCCTATTCTTAGCCGTACTGGCTCAAGACAAATACGAACCAATCGATGACAGCTTTGATGCTTCTGAAGTCTTGAGTAACGAAAGGCTTCTTAAGTCGTACACTAAGTGTTTACTGAATCAAGGGCCCTGCACTGCAGAATTGAAGAAAATTAAAG ataaaattcCAGAAGCTTTGGAGACCCATTGTGCGAAATGTACTGATAAACAGAAGCAGATGGCGAAACAACTTGCGCAAGGAATTAAGAAGACACACCCGGAGTTATGGGACGAGTTCATTACTTTTTACGACCCTCAAGGAAAATATCAAACTTCTTTCAAAGATTTTCTTgagtct tatacagcccgagcgggttcctttccttttccccgccgattgccgttttcacggcataggcattccccccccctgctccttgctgtcctgcagcacaggggggttacaaatcctatccggggcctcgcctttcggcgagttcaacaaaagtcccggggccgccccccccgggcaagaagaccgaagatgagCGAAGATTTTGTGTGTGACAGTGAAAGTGCTAGggacattgtcgggttcctccgggataggtacccgtcaattagggccgagtatctcAGCTATAGGGccgctcgtggcaatccctccccccccgcgtccgtcgccgcgtttctcaaccgtgcctcggaggcacgccgcgcgccccccgccgccgcgtcaagttcgagcgcacgttcccacgatgcggctcacatagcgcctaacgctacccccacccccgcgcccgcgtcgtttacgtcatcgcgcgcttcgtccgtcgcgacctcgatcgtttcgagttcaggctccgataccgaatcggagatggatttcgaatccgcgtcaagccctcagcctggaacttcggatgggttccaaaccgtaacgcgcggcaaaaagcgtactcgcgccgtggagtcccggagctccacgacgaaacagactaaatccgcgaccgcctctcgaccaaaagtagtagttacaccggagtcggactccgcgcgccgcgtaaccccaccgccgcgtcccaagcccgcgcccgctcccaaagtagctgccccgcccccgctgatacttcaagagaagacagcgtggaatcgcgtgtcccaggcccttcaggcaaataaaattaactacacccatgcgcgtaacgtcgcgcatgggattcagatcaaggtcgcaacgccgggcgaccatagggccctctcagcatacctccgaaaggagaacataggtttccacacctatgctcttcaggaggaccgcgagctccgcgtagtaatacgcggagtccctaaggagctagaaatagactacattaaggaggatctgaccgctcaggccctcccgatagttagtgtgcaccggatgcacagcgggcggggcaaacagccctataatatgatactcgtggcgttagaacccaccccggaggccaaaaagaagatcgcatgtctcacgacaatttgcggcctatccgggatctcgatcgaagccccccataagcgtggcactcccgggcagtgctacaggtgccaactctatggccactcagcgcgtaattgccacgcgcgcccccgctgcgtgaaatgcctcggcgatcacgctacgttagattgcgttagagatagggaaaccgcgaccgaacctcccagctgtgtcctatgccttaagcaagggcaccccgcgaactaccgtggatgtcccagggctccgcggaaacgtccaacccacccagctccgcgaaccgtcggcccaaagacttcggcaccttcagtgccgaaacccgccttcgtgccggctgcagttcccacggtctcggcgtggaaaaagccgctgccgtatacgaaggcgggaacggaaaccgcacccccgcccccgctcgcgacacgccccgcgcctcagcccctgctcgcacctcgccccgcgcccgcgttccgtcccccgcaaccctctgccgccaacgacttcgcgctcgtgcgcgacttcgtcaccgcggtgaacttcgaccgtctgcgatcgttcgctgacgctatccgtaggtcgacaacccccgaacagcggctcgcggccgcgttcgatcacatggacgtttacgagtccgtgtcgcgtacgttataa
- the LOC101743915 gene encoding EF-hand domain-containing family member B, translating to MPVDCQRSTSGGKGNQGMFIERDPRICSAGLPTAQPDDRVGDSLEHYLLKDETDALLSDAILPPKKSLPLPPLRHPIPPDMRFAGPFCNVAKIVNPPIKTKFQTLVEDLKNTIYSSYWKSPLGQVKDSVPMLPEGFDSTTTFGKKTPDHGRLYEIVMPKEPCPDTEISKQPGIQKNRKYCSPPYRSDVIYGHRTLVDKRGTYARCCLTDDRVAQGAANRTIINSIQSNFQDINQPRIGSVLAPCDNIACVPKGYSFGKIKKPDNLAECLTPCQINPNLNIIRKCLKHLNTLRKCLSTRFLPTFFQQFYLSLKYFDGTKSGWIPKNIVYECCGEKLIRFDPSLIEPLLYTWQAFNGEYIEYKTFVYLINYREPLPDLPKIPDLPAECLDFRTTYSEMVKAGKTPDPSPMAGLPSGRYFDMDDPVTPERYCKADRSCLPQESDVKSCISPSVLTLFHVSHRDMFQKRDPKVIRKVFEATGEVFSDDEFHTIWKIAEKCHSKGWVCIESFRLAMDRHKLDNDNKMTDSN from the coding sequence atgccTGTGGATTGCCAAAGATCAACTTCTGGGGGGAAAGGTAACCAAGGTATGTTTATTGAACGAGATCCAAGGATATGTTCAGCCGGCCTTCCTACTGCACAACCTGATGACCGTGTTGGTGATTCATTAGAACATTATTTACTAAAAGATGAAACAGATGCACTTTTAAGTGATGCCATATTACCACCTAAAAAGTCACTTCCTTTACCACCTCTGCGACATCCAATTCCACCTGATATGCGTTTTGCCGGTCCATTCTGTAATGTAGCAAAAATTGTAAATCCGCctatcaaaacaaaatttcaaacCCTCgttgaagatttaaaaaataccatttATTCTTCATACTGGAAAAGCCCTTTGGGCCAAGTAAAAGATTCCGTACCAATGTTACCTGAAGGCTTCGATAGCACTACCACGTTTGGCAAGAAAACACCGGACCATGGACGTTTGTACGAAATAGTTATGCCAAAAGAGCCTTGTCCTGATACAGAAATTTCTAAGCAACctggaatacaaaaaaatcggAAATATTGTTCACCTCCGTACAGATCTGATGTTATATATGGGCATAGAACTTTAGTAGATAAACGAGGAACTTATGCGAGGTGCTGTTTAACGGATGATAGGGTCGCACAAGGAGCAGCAAATAGAACTATCATAAATAGTATACAATCTAATTTTCAAGATATAAATCAGCCTAGAATAGGGTCTGTATTGGCCCCTTGTGACAATATTGCTTGTGTTCCAAAAGGGTATTCTtttgggaaaataaaaaaacctgacAATCTGGCTGAGTGTCTTACACCTTGTCAGATAAAtccaaatttaaacattatcagAAAATGTTTAAAACATTTGAACACTTTACGTAAATGCTTATCAACTAGATTTTTACCCACGTTTTTCCAGCAGTTTTATTTaagcttaaaatattttgatggaACCAAATCAGGATGGATACCAAAAAATATAGTCTATGAATGCTGTGGAGAGAAACTAATCAGATTTGATCCATCTCTTATAGAGCCCTTGCTGTACACGTGGCAGGCCTTTAACGGTGAATACATTGAATACAAAACATTTGTTTATCTTATTAACTACAGAGAACCGTTGCCTGATTTACCCAAAATACCAGATCTTCCTGCTGAATGCTTGGATTTTCGTACAACTTATTCCGAAATGGTCAAAGCTGGAAAGACACCAGATCCTAGCCCTATGGCAGGACTTCCTTCTGGTAGATATTTCGACATGGACGATCCCGTAACACCTGAACGATATTGCAAAGCAGACAGATCATGCCTACCACAAGAATCGGATGTCAAGTCTTGCATTAGTCCAAGTGTGCTTACATTATTCCATGTTAGTCACAGGGATATGTTTCAGAAAAGAGATCCTAAAGTAATACGAAAAGTGTTTGAGGCAACCGGAGAAGTTTTCAGTGATGATGAATTCCATACTATTTGGAAGATAGCTGAGAAATGTCACTCAAAAGGATGGGTTTGCATAGAATCATTTCGTCTAGCAATGGATAGACATAAGTtggacaatgacaataaaatgactgattctaattaa
- the CSP11 gene encoding chemosensory protein 11 isoform X1, which translates to MEYGVQEVKMKLTSFLLVGMAMVSAEFYSSRYDDFDVKPLVENDRILQSYTNCFLDKGPCTPDAKEFKKVIPEALETTCGKCSPKQKQLIKTVIKAVIERHPEAWEELVNKYDKDRKFRPSFDKFINEDD; encoded by the exons ATGGAGTATGGAGTGCAAGAA gtaaaaatgaaactcacTAGTTTTCTTCTAGTTGGAATGGCTATGGTGTCAGCAGAGTTTTATAGTTCCCGCTATGACGATTTTGATGTCAAGCCATTAGTGGAAAATGATCGAATTTTACAAAGCTACACTAATTGCTTTCTTGACAAAGGACCGTGTACCCCAGATGCCAAGGAATTTAAAA AAGTGATACCCGAAGCTCTGGAAACAACTTGCGGGAAATGCTCGCCAAAACAAAAGCAGTTGATTAAGACGGTGATTAAAGCTGTTATCGAACGCCATCCCGAAGCGTGGGAGGAGCTTGTTAACAAATATGACAAGGACAGAAAATTTAGACCATCTTTCGATAAATTCATTAACGAAGACGACTAA
- the CSP10 gene encoding chemosensory protein 10, translating into MACVAVTWARPESTYTDKWDNINVDEILESNRLLKGYVDCLLGKGRCTPDGKALKETLPDALEHECVKCTGKQKSGADKVIRHLVNKRPDLWKELAVKYDPDNIYQARYKDKIDAVKGSA; encoded by the coding sequence ATGGCATGTGTGGCGGTCACTTGGGCGCGTCCGGAATCGACCTATACTGATAAATGGGATAACATAAACGTCGATGAGATCCTCGAGTCCAACCGACTCCTCAAAGGTTACGTCGACTGTCTCCTAGGCAAAGGTCGTTGCACTCCAGACGGTAAAGCCTTAAAGGAAACTCTTCCTGATGCTCTTGAACATGAGTGTGTTAAGTGTACTGGGAAACAGAAGTCGGGAGCTGACAAAGTCATTAGACATTTGGTAAATAAACGGCCGGACTTATGGAAGGAGTTGGCTGTTAAATATGATCCCGACAACATCTACCAAGCGAGATACAAAGACAAAATCGATGCCGTCAAAGGCTCCGCTTAG
- the CSP10 gene encoding chemosensory protein 10 isoform X1 — translation MDNQNNYKNINTGKSRPVTTRPTMKILIIVVMACVAVTWARPESTYTDKWDNINVDEILESNRLLKGYVDCLLGKGRCTPDGKALKETLPDALEHECVKCTGKQKSGADKVIRHLVNKRPDLWKELAVKYDPDNIYQARYKDKIDAVKGSA, via the exons ATGGAcaatcaaaataattataagaaTATCAACACTGGCAAGTCGCGACCAGTAACTACAAG ACCTACAATGAAAATACTGATCATAGTAGTGATGGCATGTGTGGCGGTCACTTGGGCGCGTCCGGAATCGACCTATACTGATAAATGGGATAACATAAACGTCGATGAGATCCTCGAGTCCAACCGACTCCTCAAAGGTTACGTCGACTGTCTCCTAGGCAAAGGTCGTTGCACTCCAGACGGTAAAGCCTTAAAGGAAACTCTTCCTGATGCTCTTGAACATGAGTGTGTTAAGTGTACTGGGAAACAGAAGTCGGGAGCTGACAAAGTCATTAGACATTTGGTAAATAAACGGCCGGACTTATGGAAGGAGTTGGCTGTTAAATATGATCCCGACAACATCTACCAAGCGAGATACAAAGACAAAATCGATGCCGTCAAAGGCTCCGCTTAG
- the CSP14 gene encoding chemosensory protein 14 precursor translates to MKSSLFCVLVLTVVVSSSRQQSYPRNDNININAILQNDRILLGYFKCVMDRGPCTKDGKTFKRALPEALPTACARCSNKQKAAFRTLLLAIRARSEPSFLELLDKYDPSRSNRELLYTFLATGL, encoded by the exons ATGAAGAGTTCGCTGTTTTGCGTGTTGGTGCTGACGGTGGTGGTATCAAGCTCCCGGCAGCAGAGCTATCCCAGAAACGACAATATCAACATCAACGCTATCTTACAAAACGACCGGATCCTGCTCGGTTATTTTAAATGCGTCATGGACAGGGGACCGTGCACGAAAGATGGAAAAACCTTCAAGC gTGCTCTTCCGGAGGCATTGCCGACAGCGTGTGCGCGGTGCTCTAATAAGCAGAAGGCAGCTTTCCGGACACTTCTTCTAGCGATCAGGGCCAGAAGCGAACCAAGCTTTCTGGAATTACTCGACAAATACGATCCGTCAAGATCTAATAGAGAATTACTGTATACATTTTTAGCCACAGGCCTTTAG
- the CSP11 gene encoding chemosensory protein 11 isoform X2: MKLTSFLLVGMAMVSAEFYSSRYDDFDVKPLVENDRILQSYTNCFLDKGPCTPDAKEFKKVIPEALETTCGKCSPKQKQLIKTVIKAVIERHPEAWEELVNKYDKDRKFRPSFDKFINEDD, encoded by the exons atgaaactcacTAGTTTTCTTCTAGTTGGAATGGCTATGGTGTCAGCAGAGTTTTATAGTTCCCGCTATGACGATTTTGATGTCAAGCCATTAGTGGAAAATGATCGAATTTTACAAAGCTACACTAATTGCTTTCTTGACAAAGGACCGTGTACCCCAGATGCCAAGGAATTTAAAA AAGTGATACCCGAAGCTCTGGAAACAACTTGCGGGAAATGCTCGCCAAAACAAAAGCAGTTGATTAAGACGGTGATTAAAGCTGTTATCGAACGCCATCCCGAAGCGTGGGAGGAGCTTGTTAACAAATATGACAAGGACAGAAAATTTAGACCATCTTTCGATAAATTCATTAACGAAGACGACTAA
- the CSP13 gene encoding chemosensory protein 13 precursor has product MKLLLVFLGLFLAVLAQDKYEPIDDSFDASEVLSNERLLKSYTKCLLNQGPCTAELKKIKDKIPEALETHCAKCTDKQKQMAKQLAQGIKKTHPELWDEFITFYDPQGKYQTSFKDFLES; this is encoded by the exons ATGAAACTGCTATTGGTTTTTCTTGGCCTATTCTTAGCCGTACTGGCTCAAGACAAATACGAACCAATCGATGACAGCTTTGATGCTTCTGAAGTCTTGAGTAACGAAAGGCTTCTTAAGTCGTACACTAAGTGTTTACTGAATCAAGGGCCCTGCACTGCAGAATTGAAGAAAATTAAAG ataaaattcCAGAAGCTTTGGAGACCCATTGTGCGAAATGTACTGATAAACAGAAGCAGATGGCGAAACAACTTGCGCAAGGAATTAAGAAGACACACCCGGAGTTATGGGACGAGTTCATTACTTTTTACGACCCTCAAGGAAAATATCAAACTTCTTTCAAAGATTTTCTTgagtcttaa
- the CSP6 gene encoding chemosensory protein 6 isoform X1 yields the protein MKSLIVLSCLLAACLAADLSKYENFDVEPIVTSDRLLKAYINCFLDKGRCTPEASDFKKALPDTIATNCGKCTEKQKANVRKVIKVIQQKHSTEWEKLVKKHDPSGKHRADFDKFLLGS from the exons ATGAAGAGTTTAATAGTTTTGTCCTGTCTGTTGGCCGCCTGTCTTGCCGCTGATCTCTCAAAATACGAAAACTTTGACGTAGAGCCAATCGTCACAAGCGATAGATTGTTAAAGGCCTATATAAATTGTTTCCTAGACAAAGGCCGGTGTACGCCTGAAGCCTCCGACTTCAAAA AAGCCTTACCCGACACCATTGCAACCAACTGCGGGAAGTGCACAGAAAAACAGAAGGCCAACGTCAGGAAAGTGATTAAAGTTATACAGCAGAAACATTCCACAGAATGGGAAAAACTTGTGAAGAAACATGATCCTTCGGGAAAACACCGTGCTGATTTCGACAAATTCCTTCTAGGAagctaa